A single Cryptosporangium phraense DNA region contains:
- a CDS encoding RNA polymerase sigma-70 factor translates to MNPFDEHRDLLFSVAYRVLGSAADAEDAVQDAWLKWSAADRSKVADPRAYLVRIVTNTALDRLRAAQARRETYVGPWLPEPILTSSDTAEVAESVSVALLVVLESLSPLERAVFVLREAFGFDYTEIADAVGRSAEAVRQAGVRARAHVDDRRPRFRATKARHREVTERFFAAAIGGDLNTLMELLAPDVTLWTDGGGKVRQAMRPVVGAERVAAWFAGVATRPYEGVHPTEMAAEVVDLNGAPGVVFRGAGRVVSTLTFALNADGRIAAIHNVANPDKLRAVTTSIVHPVI, encoded by the coding sequence ATGAACCCCTTCGACGAACACCGCGACCTGCTGTTCTCGGTGGCCTACCGCGTCCTCGGCAGCGCCGCCGACGCCGAGGACGCGGTGCAGGACGCCTGGCTGAAGTGGTCCGCGGCCGACCGGTCGAAGGTCGCCGACCCCCGCGCCTACCTGGTGCGGATCGTCACGAACACCGCGCTGGACCGGCTGCGGGCGGCCCAGGCCCGGCGGGAGACCTACGTCGGCCCCTGGCTGCCCGAGCCGATCCTGACCAGCTCCGACACGGCCGAGGTCGCGGAGTCGGTCTCGGTCGCGCTGCTCGTCGTGTTGGAGAGCCTGAGCCCGCTGGAACGCGCGGTCTTCGTGCTCCGGGAAGCCTTCGGCTTCGACTACACCGAGATCGCGGACGCCGTCGGGCGCTCCGCCGAGGCCGTGCGTCAGGCCGGGGTCCGAGCCCGGGCCCACGTCGACGACCGGCGACCGCGGTTCCGGGCGACGAAGGCCCGGCACCGTGAGGTCACCGAGCGGTTCTTCGCCGCGGCGATCGGCGGCGATCTGAACACGCTGATGGAGCTGCTCGCCCCGGACGTGACGCTCTGGACCGACGGCGGCGGCAAGGTCCGGCAGGCGATGCGGCCGGTCGTCGGGGCCGAGCGGGTCGCCGCGTGGTTCGCCGGCGTGGCCACGCGTCCGTATGAAGGCGTGCACCCGACCGAGATGGCGGCCGAGGTCGTGGACCTCAACGGGGCACCCGGGGTCGTCTTCCGCGGCGCCGGCCGCGTCGTCTCGACGCTGACGTTCGCGTTGAATGCGGACGGACGCATCGCGGCCATCCACAACGTGGCGAACCCTGACAAGCTCCGCGCAGTCACCACCTCGATCGTGCACCCGGTCATCTGA
- a CDS encoding Dyp-type peroxidase: protein MVKPVESQPVLTPLTEAALFLVLVIRDGGEDVVRDLVPDIAGLGRSVGFRSPEGDLKVVAGFGSDAWDRLFGGPRPAELHPFVPLDGPRHRAPSTPGDLIFHVRARRMDLCFEFATQLMKRLRGAVEVVDETVGFRYFDQRDLMGFVDGTENPTGAAALDAAAIGDEDPDFTGGSYVVVQKYLHDIDAWNALPVEAQEHVIGRTKLDDIELPDDVKPANSHVALNTIEDEDGNELQIVRDNMPFGSVGSGEFGTYFIGYAKTPSITERMLRNMFLGDPPGVTDRILDFSTAVTGSLFFVPSADFLDDPPGPRVEQTTTTDDGSLRIGSLKRSTAP from the coding sequence ATGGTCAAGCCGGTCGAATCGCAGCCGGTGCTCACCCCGCTCACCGAGGCGGCGCTGTTCCTCGTGCTGGTGATCCGGGACGGCGGCGAGGACGTGGTCCGCGACCTGGTGCCCGACATCGCGGGCCTCGGCCGGTCGGTCGGGTTCCGATCGCCCGAGGGTGACCTCAAGGTCGTCGCCGGGTTCGGCTCGGACGCCTGGGACCGGCTGTTCGGCGGCCCGCGCCCGGCCGAGCTGCACCCGTTCGTCCCGCTCGACGGGCCTCGTCACCGGGCGCCGTCCACGCCGGGTGACCTGATCTTCCACGTCCGGGCCCGCCGGATGGACCTCTGCTTCGAGTTCGCGACGCAGCTGATGAAGCGGTTGCGCGGCGCGGTCGAGGTCGTCGACGAGACGGTCGGCTTCCGGTACTTCGACCAGCGCGACCTGATGGGCTTCGTCGACGGCACCGAGAACCCCACCGGCGCGGCCGCGCTCGACGCCGCCGCGATCGGCGACGAGGACCCGGACTTCACCGGCGGCAGCTACGTCGTCGTGCAGAAGTACCTCCACGACATCGACGCCTGGAACGCGCTGCCGGTGGAGGCCCAGGAGCACGTGATCGGCCGCACGAAGCTCGACGACATCGAGCTCCCCGACGACGTCAAGCCGGCGAACTCGCACGTGGCGCTGAACACGATCGAGGACGAGGACGGCAACGAGCTGCAGATCGTCCGCGACAACATGCCGTTCGGGTCGGTCGGGTCGGGGGAGTTCGGCACGTACTTCATCGGGTACGCGAAGACGCCGTCGATCACCGAGCGGATGCTGCGGAACATGTTCCTCGGCGATCCGCCGGGCGTCACCGACCGGATCCTCGACTTCTCGACCGCGGTCACCGGCAGCCTGTTCTTCGTCCCCAGCGCCGACTTCCTGGACGACCCGCCCGGGCCGCGCGTCGAACAAACGACCACCACTGACGACGGATCCCTGCGCATCGGCAGCCTCAAGAGGAGCACCGCACCGTGA
- a CDS encoding DUF2000 domain-containing protein, protein MQLLEANDERLALTTRQQRTKWVVVVDRDLPIGLIANAAALLSASVGQQVPDLLGPVVTDGSGFEHQPLPYVGCSILGADAETVHRIRTKAATKPTLFVADVPRAAQQATSHTDYQAVMAATSEEEMAYYAVALVGPRNQVDKLVGGLTLLR, encoded by the coding sequence GTGCAACTTCTCGAGGCGAATGACGAACGGCTGGCGCTGACGACGCGTCAGCAGCGGACGAAGTGGGTCGTGGTCGTTGACCGTGACCTGCCGATCGGGCTGATCGCGAATGCGGCCGCGCTGCTGTCGGCGAGCGTCGGGCAGCAGGTGCCGGATCTGCTCGGGCCGGTCGTGACCGACGGGTCGGGGTTCGAGCACCAGCCGCTGCCGTACGTCGGATGTTCGATTCTCGGCGCGGACGCCGAGACCGTGCACCGCATCCGCACGAAGGCCGCGACGAAGCCGACGCTGTTCGTGGCCGACGTGCCTCGGGCCGCCCAGCAGGCGACGTCGCACACGGACTACCAGGCCGTGATGGCGGCGACGTCGGAGGAGGAGATGGCTTATTACGCGGTCGCGCTGGTCGGGCCGCGGAATCAGGTCGACAAGCTCGTCGGCGGCCTGACCCTGCTCCGATGA
- a CDS encoding DUF6891 domain-containing protein, with protein sequence MSTVLGMEAELRAAAIEHVRGEVGRGSAAFLDVVNSTLEYLEGEAEPDELRALAWSVASEDFAAALAAQASWPARTDNDRLTEAFRALDAAGIVARQDFACCQNCGLTEIGDEARGPARGYAFYHRQDTESAVAGHGVYLAYGRFGQPPTTEIGAEVASALTTAGLTVDWDGTTGQRIRVPLDWAVRRHGRRAAFAPAPEPRPDVDVEVYGGRPGVPEGRHSAEVLALLELPWLPGGVRLRVEPLDGGGGPVVVRRDFDRLVTDDGRVAGRFDGLPLLRRAPVPAPADEPDLLAVRYDDGTYHHDRPVTLAEVVDLVRAMPTSETWLSAQGRSGGVVQLSRPEGRLWVESPHPARRTTTGAYTTPAEAERLLAVLAAEDRAATGGLPGATTTPW encoded by the coding sequence ATGAGTACGGTGCTCGGCATGGAGGCGGAGTTGCGCGCGGCGGCGATCGAGCACGTTCGTGGCGAGGTCGGGCGGGGGTCGGCGGCGTTCCTGGACGTCGTGAACAGCACGCTCGAGTACCTCGAGGGCGAGGCCGAGCCGGACGAGTTACGGGCGCTGGCCTGGTCGGTGGCGAGCGAGGACTTCGCGGCCGCGCTGGCCGCCCAGGCGTCCTGGCCCGCGCGCACCGACAACGACCGTCTCACCGAGGCGTTCCGGGCGCTGGACGCGGCCGGGATCGTCGCTCGGCAGGACTTCGCCTGCTGCCAGAATTGCGGGCTGACGGAGATCGGCGACGAGGCGCGGGGCCCGGCGCGCGGCTACGCGTTCTATCACCGGCAGGACACGGAGTCCGCGGTCGCCGGTCACGGCGTCTACCTGGCTTACGGACGGTTCGGGCAGCCGCCGACCACCGAGATCGGCGCCGAGGTCGCGTCCGCGCTGACCACGGCCGGGCTGACCGTCGACTGGGACGGCACGACCGGGCAGCGCATCCGCGTCCCGCTCGACTGGGCGGTGCGCCGGCACGGCCGCCGGGCCGCGTTCGCACCCGCGCCCGAGCCGCGGCCGGACGTCGACGTGGAGGTGTACGGCGGGCGGCCGGGAGTGCCGGAGGGTCGGCACTCGGCGGAGGTGCTGGCGCTCCTCGAGCTGCCGTGGCTGCCCGGCGGGGTGCGGCTGCGGGTCGAGCCGCTGGACGGCGGGGGCGGACCGGTCGTCGTCCGCCGGGACTTCGACCGGCTGGTGACCGACGACGGCCGGGTCGCCGGCCGCTTCGACGGCCTGCCGCTGCTGCGCCGCGCGCCCGTCCCGGCGCCGGCCGACGAGCCGGACCTCCTGGCGGTCCGGTACGACGACGGCACCTACCACCACGACCGTCCGGTGACGCTCGCCGAGGTCGTGGACCTGGTGCGCGCGATGCCGACGTCCGAGACCTGGCTGTCCGCGCAGGGCCGCAGCGGGGGAGTCGTCCAGCTGAGCCGGCCCGAGGGGCGCCTGTGGGTCGAGTCGCCCCACCCGGCCCGGCGGACGACGACCGGCGCGTACACGACGCCCGCCGAGGCCGAGCGGCTCCTCGCGGTCCTGGCGGCCGAGGACCGGGCCGCGACCGGCGGTTTGCCCGGTGCCACCACCACCCCCTGGTGA
- a CDS encoding LysE family translocator, which produces MISALVSFAVVAALLTIVPGLDTTYVLRTAIVSGRRPAFAAAVGIGTGALAWGAAAAVGVSALLTASTVAYTVLRVAGAAYLVFLGVQLIRETLGPRAATPGPGAGSAGAGSAGAGAGGAGAGRDGGWRAWRRGVLTNLLNPKVGAFYLAVIPQFLPEHAPHLLMGLLLALVHNAEGMLWFTGLILAAHTLRRWLSRPAVRRAIDRVTGTALIGFGLKLAATPS; this is translated from the coding sequence GTGATCTCTGCTCTCGTGTCGTTTGCCGTGGTGGCCGCGTTGCTGACGATCGTGCCGGGGCTGGATACGACGTATGTGCTGCGGACCGCGATCGTGAGTGGGCGTCGTCCGGCGTTCGCGGCCGCGGTGGGGATCGGGACCGGGGCGCTGGCGTGGGGGGCGGCGGCCGCGGTGGGGGTGTCGGCGCTGCTCACGGCGTCGACGGTGGCGTACACCGTGCTCCGGGTGGCGGGCGCTGCGTACCTGGTGTTCCTGGGCGTTCAGCTGATCCGGGAGACGCTCGGCCCCCGCGCGGCCACCCCGGGCCCGGGCGCGGGCAGCGCAGGCGCGGGCAGCGCGGGCGCGGGCGCGGGCGGCGCGGGCGCGGGGCGGGATGGGGGGTGGCGGGCTTGGCGGCGGGGGGTGTTGACCAATCTGTTGAATCCGAAGGTGGGTGCGTTCTACCTGGCGGTGATCCCGCAGTTCCTGCCCGAGCACGCCCCGCACCTGCTCATGGGCCTCCTGCTGGCGCTCGTGCACAACGCCGAGGGCATGCTCTGGTTCACCGGCCTGATCCTGGCCGCCCACACCCTGCGCCGCTGGCTGAGCCGTCCCGCCGTCCGCCGCGCGATCGACCGGGTCACCGGCACCGCCCTGATCGGCTTCGGCCTCAAACTGGCCGCCACCCCGAGCTAG
- a CDS encoding NAD(P)/FAD-dependent oxidoreductase, producing MHEIVVLGAGYSGLSATTGLAGRLGARSDVRITVVNPGERFTERLRLHQVAAGQQVADLRIPDLLRKTGVRLVPGWVTAVDADARTVRIDDERELAYDTLVYALGAVADTAAVPGADEHAYTVDNARLFAERLPGKRTVAVCGTGLTGIEAATELAESHPGLTVTLVGRDEPGARLGPKAKAHLDRALDRLGIHVRRAEIVAIDADGVTLADGHLPADAVLWTSGVRVSPLAAKAGLDVDERGRIRTGPTLRSLSHPDVVAIGDAAAIRQSYGVLHGTCQSGMPTGAYAAWAIARALAGKPVKPFRFGYLHVPISLGRRDAVVQFTHPDDSPKRLALTGGLARWYKETVSGSPWPTLSRTAAAPKITMLGWRRGGRYTR from the coding sequence ATGCACGAGATCGTGGTACTCGGCGCGGGCTACTCGGGGCTCTCCGCGACGACGGGTCTGGCCGGCCGTCTCGGCGCGCGGAGCGACGTCCGCATCACGGTGGTGAACCCCGGCGAACGGTTCACCGAACGACTGCGGCTGCACCAGGTGGCGGCCGGTCAGCAGGTCGCGGACCTGCGGATCCCGGACCTCCTGCGGAAGACCGGCGTCCGGCTGGTGCCGGGCTGGGTGACCGCGGTCGACGCCGACGCCCGGACCGTCCGCATCGACGACGAGCGGGAACTGGCCTACGACACGCTCGTGTACGCACTGGGCGCGGTCGCCGACACCGCCGCGGTGCCCGGCGCCGACGAGCACGCGTACACGGTCGACAACGCCCGCCTGTTCGCCGAGCGCCTCCCCGGTAAGCGCACGGTCGCGGTCTGCGGCACCGGCCTCACCGGCATCGAGGCCGCCACCGAACTCGCCGAGTCCCACCCCGGCCTGACCGTCACGCTCGTCGGCCGCGACGAACCCGGTGCGCGCCTCGGCCCCAAAGCCAAGGCCCACCTCGACCGCGCTCTCGACCGCCTCGGGATACACGTCCGCCGAGCCGAGATCGTCGCGATCGACGCCGACGGCGTCACGCTGGCCGACGGGCACCTCCCGGCCGACGCCGTGCTCTGGACCAGCGGCGTCCGGGTCTCGCCGCTGGCCGCGAAGGCCGGTCTCGACGTCGACGAGCGCGGCCGGATCCGCACCGGCCCGACGCTCCGCTCGCTCTCGCACCCGGACGTCGTCGCGATCGGCGACGCGGCCGCGATCCGGCAGTCGTACGGCGTTCTGCACGGCACCTGCCAGAGCGGCATGCCCACCGGCGCCTACGCGGCCTGGGCGATCGCCCGCGCGCTGGCCGGTAAGCCGGTCAAGCCGTTCCGGTTCGGCTACCTGCACGTGCCGATCAGCCTCGGCCGCCGCGACGCGGTCGTCCAGTTCACCCATCCGGACGATTCACCGAAGCGCCTCGCGCTGACCGGAGGCCTCGCCCGCTGGTACAAGGAGACCGTGAGCGGATCACCGTGGCCCACGCTGAGCCGCACGGCCGCGGCACCGAAGATCACGATGCTCGGCTGGCGGAGGGGCGGTCGCTACACCCGATGA
- a CDS encoding Lrp/AsnC family transcriptional regulator, which translates to MLDAIDRALLRELENDARATNRDLASAVGVVPSTSLLRVRALRDRGVIAGYRAEIDLAAVGRPIQALISVRIRPPSRPVITAFREWAAALPETVGLFVTAGGWDFLLHVAVPDNEGLYAFVIDRLTERREVADVNTSVIFEHVRSPHVV; encoded by the coding sequence ATGCTTGATGCGATCGACCGCGCCCTCCTGCGGGAACTGGAGAACGATGCGCGGGCGACGAACCGCGACCTGGCGTCCGCGGTCGGCGTCGTCCCGTCCACGTCGCTGCTGCGGGTGCGGGCGCTGCGCGACCGGGGCGTCATCGCCGGGTACCGGGCCGAGATCGACCTGGCCGCGGTCGGGCGGCCGATCCAGGCGCTGATCTCGGTGCGCATCCGGCCGCCGTCCCGGCCGGTGATCACCGCGTTCCGGGAGTGGGCGGCCGCGCTCCCGGAGACCGTCGGCCTGTTCGTGACCGCCGGGGGCTGGGACTTCCTGCTCCACGTCGCGGTGCCCGACAACGAGGGCCTCTACGCGTTCGTGATCGACCGGCTGACCGAGCGCAGGGAGGTCGCCGACGTGAACACGAGCGTGATCTTCGAGCACGTCCGCTCGCCGCATGTTGTCTGA